The following nucleotide sequence is from Pseudonocardia sp. C8.
CCGTGCCCGATCGCGCCGCCGGTCAGGGCCAGCTGGGTGTGCGGGGCCGCGGTCTGCAGGGCGGACGCGAGCGCTGCCGCGGCCGTCAGTGCCTCGTCCACCACGATCGCGCCCTCCGGCAGGGACGCGGCCACCGCGGCACACAGCGAGCGGACGTCCAGCGGCCCGGGCGGCGGGGCGGGCGCGTCGAGCGGCGCGGCGACCGCCACCGCGCCGGGCGCCACCGTGGCGGCCAGCTCCTCGAGGGCCGCGGCGGCGTCGGTGGCGGCGTCGGCGAGCCCGACCACCGCGCAGCCGTCCGGCACCAGGTCCCCGGGCACGCCCGGGTAGCCGAAGAACGACACCGGTGCCCGTGCCCCGGCCAGGACCAGCGACGACGCGCCGTCCAGCTGGGCGAGCGCGTGCTCGGCGAAGTAGCCGAGCTTGTCCACCCGGGGCCGTCCGGCGCCGGTGTCCCAGCACCGCGGGAACGTCTCCACCAGCAGCCGGGCCCCGGTCGCCGCGGCGATCCGGCCGGCCGCGTCCATGCCCCGGGCGGACAGGGCGGACCCGCCGAGCAGGACGACGGCGCCGGGCCGGGTCACCGCGTCCGCCGCGGCCTCGACCCGGGTCTTGCACGGCGCCTCCGGCGGGAGCGACGTCCGCGGGGCAGCGACGGCGCCGCCCTCGGACCAGGAGACGTCGGCCGGCAGCACGAGGGTCGCCACCTGGCCGCCGCGCTCCGAGGTCGCCGCGACCGCCCGCATCGCGTCCTCGGCCACGTCGCGCACGTCACCGGAGGTGTGCACCCACCCCGACACGGTCCGCGCGACCGCGGTGATGTCGGATTCGAGCGGGGCGTCGTGCCGCACGTGCCCGGTCGCGTGCGCCCCCACCACGCACAGCAGGGGAGTGCCGGCCCGGCGGGCGTTGTGCAGGTTCGCCAGCCCGTTGCCCAGACCCGGCCCCAGGTGCAGCAGCACGGCGGCCGGCCGGCCGGTGATCCGGGCGTAGCCGTCGGCGGCGCCGGTCGCGACCCCCTCGAACAACGTCAGCACGCCCCGCATCTCCGGGACGTCGTCGAGGGCCTGCACGAAGTGCATCTCGGAGGTTCCGGGGTTCATGAAGCACACGTCGACGCCGGCCCCGACCAGCGATCCGACCAGCGCCTGCGCGCCCCTCACCCGTCGGTCCCCGTACTCGTCGTCATCATGATCCCCAGTTCACACGGTGCGGGCCCGCCACGGAAGCGGGGGTTGTCGCCGGGCCCGGCTCTGGGAACGATGGGTGCGGAGGTGATGACGTCCATGTCGCTGGATCGCGTGTGGCTGCGCCTGCCCGACGGCGGCCTCGTCCGGGCCGACCAGGCCATCGGCATCGAGGTGCACCGGACCCCGGAGACGCTCGGGAAGCGGTCCCACTGGCTGCTCGACGTCGTGCTGGCCGTCCCGTCGGGCGGCGGCGGCTCCG
It contains:
- a CDS encoding acetolactate synthase large subunit, yielding MRGAQALVGSLVGAGVDVCFMNPGTSEMHFVQALDDVPEMRGVLTLFEGVATGAADGYARITGRPAAVLLHLGPGLGNGLANLHNARRAGTPLLCVVGAHATGHVRHDAPLESDITAVARTVSGWVHTSGDVRDVAEDAMRAVAATSERGGQVATLVLPADVSWSEGGAVAAPRTSLPPEAPCKTRVEAAADAVTRPGAVVLLGGSALSARGMDAAGRIAAATGARLLVETFPRCWDTGAGRPRVDKLGYFAEHALAQLDGASSLVLAGARAPVSFFGYPGVPGDLVPDGCAVVGLADAATDAAAALEELAATVAPGAVAVAAPLDAPAPPPGPLDVRSLCAAVAASLPEGAIVVDEALTAAAALASALQTAAPHTQLALTGGAIGHGPPVAVGAAVAAPDRPVVAVQAEGSALYTLQALWTQARERLDVTTVLVNNSAYAILRVELARTGAGEAARSGRAGRMLDLSDPTPDFVSLATGLGVPARRAETTEELLDALRWARSEPGPHLVEAIVPPLG